In one Penaeus chinensis breed Huanghai No. 1 chromosome 33, ASM1920278v2, whole genome shotgun sequence genomic region, the following are encoded:
- the LOC125043142 gene encoding uncharacterized protein LOC125043142, with translation MSVRDNIPIYYHTKESGFQFLAVDFVLYGQPTKFVINTSYSSSVVTENQVKKWGIMDKVAPDPEDDTILGILGIDIEESYCYLDVDVEKARWNILGCDFLQFNCCRLDLDPLYPTLKIRGPCNEEVMSTAPQRPAIIAGKKIDVLLDTSKDSFVTCTRKHAEDMPLEIPEDFFLWEDYDDILVSSCGHEAHGILCVDDGDEAYLGLKFLRGAVFEFERDGNVSISFPKVKANGTE, from the coding sequence ATGTCCGTCCGCGACAACATCCCCATCTACTACCACACGAAAGAGAGCGGCTTCCAGTTCCTGGCAGTGGACTTCGTGCTCTACGGACAGCCCACGAAGTTCGTCATCAACACGTCGTATTCCTCGTCCGTCGTCACCGAGAACCAAGTGAAGAAATGGGGAATCATGGACAAGGTCGCCCCTGACCCTGAGGACGATACCATCCTAGGCATTCTCGGCATCGACATCGAAGAATCCTACTGCTACCTAGATGTCGACGTCGAGAAAGCACGCTGGAATATCCTGGGCTGCGACTTCCTCCAGTTCAACTGCTGCCGACTCGACCTGGACCCCCTGTACCCCACGCTGAAGATCCGAGGTCCTTGCAACGAGGAAGTGATGTCCACCGCGCCACAGCGGCCCGCCATCATCGCCGGCAAGAAAATTGATGTTCTTCTGGACACGAGTAAGGATAGCTTCGTGACCTGCACCAGGAAGCACGCTGAGGACATGCCTCTGGAGATACCGGAAGACTTCTTCTTGTGGGAGGATTACGACGACATCTTGGTGTCATCCTGCGGGCACGAGGCTCACGGGATACTTTGCGTGGACGATGGCGACGAGGCCTACCTGGGGCTCAAGTTCCTCCGCGGCGCCGTCTTCGAGTTTGAGCGCGACGGGAATGTCAGCATTTCTTTCCCGAAGGTGAAAGCGAATGGCACCGAGTGA